In Panicum virgatum strain AP13 chromosome 5K, P.virgatum_v5, whole genome shotgun sequence, the genomic window ATATTAATGCCAATTCACAACATAGTCATATACTACAATGCCACTATTTTACTACTCATATTAATGCCAATTCACAACATAGTCATATACTACAATGCCACTTGGTGTCTGACGTAATCTCGTTATGGTATATGTATTTTGGAGTGCACTGCATAATAAAAATGAATATGACATGCATGGGCTATTAATTGAATAATGTTTTTATTCGATTAATTGAAGAATGTGATTGAACACAAACTTCTGAAAGATGAAAAAAGATTATGAAAGACAATAACACCTCGGCCTTCCGAAAAATAGGTGCCAATTGGACCAAGCATTTTCTCATTGATCTAGTGGAGATCAAGGCCAAATAAATAATGTTTTTTTATTCGATTAATTGAAGAATGTGATTGAACACAAACTTCCAGAAGATGAAAAAAGATTATGAAAGACAATAACACCTCAGCCTTCCGAAAAATAGGTGCCAATTGGACCAAGCATTTCTCATTGATCTAGTGGAGATCAAGGCCAAATAAGCCCATCGTGACCCAACCTTTTCTCTATCAAAAAGGCATTGAAGATATTTGGTTATCACAAATGGGATGAAACATCTAGATGATGAGGATATGCCTTTAGAAtacagaggctagggattctcATGTGTATAAAAGGGGCTAAATCAGAGGGTTATGGACTCGTTTCCAAAAGCTTTATATTAAGTTGAGAAACATGTTGCAGATCCTGGAGAGGTAGCGGATGCAGATGTTTGATGATGACGGCGGCGGCTCACCCTCCTTTTCCTCCAGTAACGGCTCACCCACCCCTGACCGTCGCCTGGACAGGATCCTGGAGATAGAGCAGAGGTGGAATTGACAGATTTTAGAACTAGACGATGAGGAGCTCGTGATCGAGGTTGACGACGATGGCTCATCCTCCTCTGTCGACACTCCATAAGTCCAAACCCAACCTTATGTGTGTGTAGTGCAAGTGCCCTCTATCAGCTAAATGTTGTATACCAAACACTGGTGCTTGTCTTGTGTAAATCCAATCCCTTCACAATTTCAGGACCGCACGTCATCTCCCCCCACTATTTGGCTTCATCGATGCTTTGGACAAGCCAGCCATCGCCATCCCCGACGATTGCCACCACCCTTCCACTGCCCCGCGCCCAATGTCCTCAAagaccgccgcctccacctcaccCGCAGCTGCCAAGACCCTAACCGGAACCCCAATCCGCTTCCAGATACTGTACACCCTTCTTGCTCGCTCACCAGTCTTCCTGTCACCCCGTCCATCATCAATCAATAATCCACTAATTCCATTGCCCCCTTTCTTGCAGAAGCCCCCGCTGAAGAAGCCAGGAAGGCCAAGCTCTCATACTGCAGCCACATAGGCAATCTCACTAGTCGGCTCGAGTCGCTGTCCGTCCACGAGCCCAACCCTACCACGAGACCCAGAGAAGAGCAGCTCGCCCCCCTGCTGTGCAATATCACCGCGAACCCAAATGACCATTGCGCCAGAGATGTAGAGGACAATGCTGAGGGTGGTGGATGGGAGAAGACGGAGTACTTCAAATGGAGCCAACTGGAACTAGTTCAgcattcaaaccatagaacctCCCAAGAAACATTTTTGAGATGCTTTACCATCATCATCGTGAGGGCCTCCGATGGCTCTAGGTTCTGCACTGCAGGGTAACTAGAGGGATCCTAGGGGATGACACGGGCACCGGCAAGACCATGCAGGTTCGTCATGCTCATCTCCCCTTCTTCTGATTATACTTTTTTCTTGATCCTTTTAGTGTTTTCTTGTTCAATGCCATTTGAATCCATTAAGGCTTGGGGAGCTAAAAACAGTTCTCTTCAGACAGAAGCATATAACTATTTTTTGCTATATACATACCTACTCATTTCCCAGTTGGCTTCATTCATATTGTGAATTTTGTTGACAGTTTCTCAACCTTTGCCACTGGTTCATTTAGTTGTGGATCCACTAATGGAAGCATGTGACCTTGTTTGTGCTGTGCAGGTTTCTGCATTTCTGGCTGGATTGTTTCATTCTCGCCTAATTAAGAGGGTACTCATTGTTGTTCCAAAGAAACTTCTGGCTCATTGGACCAAGGAGCTCTCAGTTGTTGGTCTGAAACATCAAATCAGAGAGTATAAATCACTATATCTTCTATCTCATGTGATCTAAAGTTCTGTTAGTTGGTGCTAAGCATCTATTCCTTTCCATTTTGGCAGCTACTCTGGCCCCAACAAAAGCGGTCGCCATGATAAGCTTCAGTGTGCCTTCAAGGTAAATTCTTCTACCATAAGGATTACTTGGTCTGGCTTTCTGTAACTTTGCAACGTGTTACACTTTGAAAATTTGACTACCCAGCCATTTTTTTCGTATCATCATCTAGAACAAATTCCCGAATCCCTCCCAATATGTTATAATTATTAATATTCTAGCAAATGTTCAACTCCATGTTTCCGCAGGAAGGTGGTGTCCTCCTAACAGCCCACAGACCATACATCAACTGGTGTAGAATACTGTTTCGCTCCAAGAAGAATTTTTGGAGCTCTGTACCGTAATGTCACTACCTGAAAAATACTTACTGAATTTTTCTGCAAAGGCGATACGTTGTATTCAGTGTCAATTGTGCTTGAGTTGAGATTCATATCCGGCATAGATGACAATGACAGCATCCTTACAGATAGTGCAAAGTCTGAATGTAGCTTATTTTCTGTAGTTAGTGCAAATTCTGAATGTAGCTTATTTTCTGTACTTGGTGAAAGTTCAGAAGACAAAAGGAGCCATTCTTAGGATACCAAAAGGTGTGTTCAAGATATTGCTCTCATCAAGATTACCAATTGTGCTATCATCTGGAGAATGGAATTGTTTGAATCCTGTGTAGACATCTCATAGTTAaaattgtttatataaaaatacttatATAACTTAGTTATTGATTATTTGAGAATTAACAAGGCAGACTGAACCGAACACTATAAAGTAGTACCTGAAGCTTTAACAGGTAACGTTTCGACATTGCTTTGAGGTAGAGAAAAATCAACTGATTGATGGACTGTTTGTCTACTAGCAGAGAGTGGATCACGCCATATTTTTTGCGGCGCATGAAAAGTGAAGTATTCCTTTACGGTAAGTCGAGATTGTTGCATCTCATTTGCTCAAGTGTTCATTCATCACATCATGCAGACGTTAAAGGTTCTTATTCCAGGAAGGCTAAAATCCAGAAGAAAATCAGAAACTCTGCGTCACCGAGTGCGTGCGCTGCTCCTTGCACAGCGCACCCACCAGATGACACGCAAATTTCCAGAATCTTCGCTGCGGAGCAGCACGGGCAGGATCTACCATCTAATCAGACACGGATCGACGCTTTAAGCGAACGCAAGCAGATGGAGAGATGGATGATGTAGCAGGGCAGAACAGAACTTGACCTAGGCTTCGATCTGCATGTTCCAGGTCACGGTGAAGCTCTTCCCCAGCGGCAACGCCAGCCCGCCGACGTCCACCTCGACGCTCCTCTGGCTGTCCTCGacgccttctccctcctccccttgCAGCTTCGCGCCCCCACCCGCCGCGAAGTAAGGGCTCGACGTCGCGACGGCTGCTGCGTCGGCGTCCGCGCCGTCGACCACGATGGAGATGTCCTTGCCGGTCCCCTCCAGCCCCAGCACCGTGAGCTTCTCGATCACCAGGCCCGCGCGCAGGCTGTAGCTCCCCATCAGCGCCTCCGACCGCACCGTGACCGCCCTGCCGCGCACGCTCGCGTGGAACCGCACGTACGTCGCCTGCCCCTCCGCGAGCGCCATCTCCGGCCGCTCGTCGTCGTCCACGTACACGGCGCCCTCCGCGTCCGCCTGCGCGGCGCCCAGCGGGAACGCCACCACCAGCGTGAACGGCGTCGCGCGGGCGTCCCTGGAGATGACCCCGCCGCGCTGCATCGGGAGCACCGTGCCCTGGTACACGTGCACGTTGATCTCGTTCAGCGGAGCGTCGAGCCTCACCGGCGCCTCGCCGGCCTTGGACACCACCACCTTGGTCGTGTCGAACAAGTTGTACCAGGTGCCCGGCGGGAACAGGGCCCGCACCGAGGTGGCGCCCTCCTCCAGGACTGGGGACACCATGACGCCCGCGCCGAGCAGGAACTGCGTGCTCAGCCCGTAGCACGGCGTGAAGTCGGGGAAGGAGAAGAACACCGGCCGCGCCACGGGGGCGCCGGTCAGGTGCGCCTCGTAGTTGAGCGTGTACAGGTACGGGAGCAGCTTGTACCGCATGCCCAGCGCGTTCCGCGCCGACTTGGCCACGGACTCCCACACGTAGAGCTCCTGCCGCGGCGACGCGAAGTTGGCATGGTCCCTGGAGAACGGGTAGAAGGCGCCGAGCTCGATCCACCGGTTGCAGAGCTCCTCCGTCGGCGACGGGTAAAAGCCGCAGATGTCAGAGCCAACCATGGGCATGCCGAAGATGCCAAAGTTGAGCATCGTCGAGATGGAGTACCGGAGGTTTTCCCAGGTGCCCTTGTTGTCGCCGGTCCAGTGCGCGGCATACGCGCCCGACCCGACGAAAGTGGAGCGAGTCAGGATGAACGGCCTCTTCCCCTGCAGCCCTTGCAGGGCCTTGTGCGTGGCAATGGCCTGCGAGAAGCCGTACAGGCTGTGGGCATTGTACTCCAGGATGCCATTGTAGTGAGTGGCACTTGTCGCGATGGTGTTGAAGCCGAGCCGAGCGGTCTGCCCCGAGGCATTGATCTTGTAAGGTGGCTCATCCCATCTGGTGTTCGTGAGGTTCTTGCAATCCAGGCAGCACACCCACGGCGTCTTCGAGTCAGGAATAGGGCACTGGTGCTTCTTCGGGATTGTGCACTTGCCCGTGCAGAAGTTGGATGCCTCGTTCATGTCGATCCAGAGGCCATCCACCGGGACAAGGTCATGAAACCTccgcacctcgtcaatccaccATGACACGCCGTTCGGGTTGAGGAAGTCCGGGAAGTAGACAGGGCCAGGCCAGACCTGGGCAAGGTATGGCTGCCCATCCAGCTTGATGAAGATGTCCCGCGCCATGCCACGCTGGTACACACCATAGGAGTTGTTCACAGCGATGCCAGGGTCGATAAGGACAATGTACTTCATCCCCTGCGCGTGGATCTTGTCAAGGAACGCTAGCAGCTTCGGCCGAGGGTAGTTGACAGGGTCCAGTGTGAAGTCCTTGGCGGCATCCATGTGATCGTCATCATTCCAGATCACGTCGAGGGGTATCTGAGCATTCCGGTAGCCCTCCACAACACCCTCAACCACAGAAAGGTTCTTGTACCCCCACCTGCACTGGTGGAACCCTGAAGACAAGCACATGGAGTAGTCAGGAACTTGAAGAATTTCAGAGTACAAGAAGTTATGATCATACGGAATAGGGCAGCCAGCAATTTGAAGAGGTAGACTTTTTCAGTGTGCAGACAGCAAGTTTCTTTTCTTGAGACTGCAACTAGTATTGATACAGGGAAATAGAAATAATGCATTGTCTGGAATTGGGATGACAACAGCAAAAGTGTTCATGATGTGCATACCTGAACATTCACATTCGCACTAAAACGCTATTTTACAGAGAGAAAAAAACAACTAATTTTTTTGGCAGAAAAAAAGCAAGTAAATTGATGATAGTATCTAGTCAACATATAGGCAGGAAATTCATACGCACCATCCGAAATGGCAAAATTAATTATAGTGTGAGTAGTTTCTCAGGGttcatatatttttctaaaTGTTCCATGAACTGGGCATGATCAGTAGTTCAGTACAGAGCACATGAAAGACCTTATCCTTATTGGTAAAATGGCCTCACTGGAGAGACGAAACTAGAGACACACTATCTTGTAAAAGAATGCTGTGTTTGAGAAGTTGTATACTTGACAGATGATACAGAGATCTACTTGCAATTCATAAGGCATGACAATACCAGTGCTCCTAGTTCCCAGGATTCAGCAAGGCAGATCCAGAATGCTAGATATTTTATTGTTATGATGTACAAGGCTACAATTACAAGCGAACAAAGTTTCTGTATTCTATCTCCTTGTCCGAATTCACATGATGCATGCTTATCACTGTTAGTGTAGTACTAAGCTACTGGAGTATAGGGCATATTGCAAGCTTGTCACAATCCAACGACAACTGATCTACAGAGCAAACTACCATCTTCTATCTCCAAAGACCCAAAGTTAAATTAGTGTGCGCCAGAGTGACCGTGTTTCATCCATAGCATTAGTCACGCTGGAAGTAATGAATGTTTGTAGCAAAATATTTAATAATTTTGTGCAGACTATGTTATTTGGAACAAAGAACATGCACGTCTGCCATAGTTCCATCTACTGAAATCAGAGTAATCAGTGAAAGCAATAACAAGATATGCGTTGTAAGAAATTCAAAGCTATAGATCTGGATAGGGGAAAAAACTAATTGCTGGCTGGTCATTTTCTCAGGTTCCTGAACTTCTTAAGAACAAGCTACTCCCATCTGCTAGCAGATTTGCGCATCGCATGCATATCCTCCGCATGCATTTTGCTGAGACATAAACAGGTTGGATTTGGTTGTGTAATTTGCAAGGGTAGGGAAGTATTTTCAGGGGATATTTACGATACTGGTAATCTGAAAGGCATACTGGATGCCTATGAAGTGGCCACTGGGAGCAGTATAGTGTATTAATAAAGAGACTACATGATTTTCTATTTTCTACAAAGAGGTCACATGATGCAATCATCCATTGGGAACTACGGGCACGCTAATCACTGTCCAATGTCATCTTGTCCAGCAAATAGACTGTCATCTGTACCCTAAGATCTACATCTGAAAGTTAGCGAACCATAATATAAGCAACTGGATGTATCAAACTTATCTGGCAACAATTAAGTATCCATTTATGGAATCTCATAAAACTATATGTTATTGCTCAATCTGGAACTTAGCTAACCACAATATAAGCGGCCGAATGTATCAAGCTAATCTAGCATCAATTTAAGTATCCATATGTGGCATCTGATAAAACTTTATGATAACAGTCAATCTGGAAGTTAGCTAACCATAACTTAATCAAATGGGCATCATCCTAATCTGAAAATAAGTAAAGGACAGCAAAAAAAAGTAATTGACTCTGAGCTAAGGGGTCCTTACCAAATGCCCAGTAGGGCATGGGTGCAGGACGGCCGATCATGGACGTGTACTGATCCACGACGGCCAACGGCGTCGCCCCGGCGAAGAAGTAGAAGTCAAGAAGGCCTCCGATGACCTTGTACGTCAGCGAGGTCCCCCTGTAGAACACATCCATGCCGTTGCTGTTGAGCAGCAGCACGGCGTGCgcgacgccgcggccggccaGGCTCCGGAGGTCCATGTACACCGGGTGCGAGCCGTAGAGGTCGGTGTTGAGGTTGATGGCGGAGATGTCCGTGGTGTAGATGGTGTAGGGGTCGTTGGGCCGCAGCCGGATGCCCCCCGGCTGCGTGTTCTCGCCGAGCCCGTACAGCGCGGCGTCCTTGGGCAGCGCCGTGGACACCTCCAGGTACTGGTCCTTGAACAGCAGCGCGCCGGCGCTGGTGTTGAACAGCGGCTGCCGGGTGGAGCGGCGGTGCACGGCGAACCAGAACGGGTCGCGGCCATAGGTGAAGACCAGCTCCTCGCCGGGGTActcggcggcggtgaagggGGCGCCCGTGACCCTGCCGCCGGTCACGGGTGGGGCTGGCTCCCTCGGGAGCAGGTTGTAGGGGACCTCCCACCTCGGCTTATCCGCGTCGGTGATCTGCACGCGCACCCTTTCCCTCGTCTCGTGCCTGCACAGCGTTGCGCCATTAGAACATGAGGGCCTTAGAATAATTGGAATTCATGATTGGGAAACCATTCGAACATGACATCACTCATCAGGGGAACACTCTTTGAGATTATGATGGCAAGTCTTATGATACTTGGAAACCATAGTGTACCCAGCCAAACTCACTCGTTGTCAAATGGCATCACAAGGACACAAAAGATGCAAAGAATGGAGCAGCATTGCAGCCCAATCTTGAAATGCTGGGTTTATTCCCTTTTAATTTGGTAGGCGTGAAATCTAGCATAATATCTCTTCGCGGGGGGGCAATTGAGCCATCGATTACTGCAACGACAGATATTCTCCTCGACACTACAAGAACGCTAGATTCCTAGAACACCGTGCGATAAAATTAAAAATGCGACGAACAAGAACCGCTGATTTGATGCTGGATGAGCGAAGCGTGTTCTTACTTGACAAACAGCCTGAGGCGAGGGATGTCAGGGCCATAGGTGGAGGTGCGCTGCTTCACCTGCAGGTAGCCCACAAGGCCTCCCCCGTTGGGCAGCTGAACCAGGGACACCAGCTTGTAGCCGGACCCAACAACCTTCGGCTTCGCTGTGGCACCCACGCCATTGCTGCTTGCCAAGGCCAGCAATACAAGGCACCACAGGAGGTAGGAGACGATGGGCGAATGGGAAAATGACAGCATTTCGAGCTGCTCTGTTCTCACTCCACCGGCttttctcctccctccctcacgAGCTCCCTTTGTACAGCTACTCTGTGTGTGGGCACTGGGCTGCAGCGTGAAGTGCGAGACAGTAGTGAAGACGAGATGcctagagagaagaagagagaggaaGGTGAGAGCTGCAGCTGCTGTCCGCGGTAGTGAATACGAGTAATGGCGGGGAGTGAGCAGTGGCAGCTGAGATGAGCAGCTCTGCATGCATTGAGTGGCATGCTCTGATGCTCAGTGGATACCGAACATTTTCCTCCTTTATAGGCTCCATGTCCACTCCTAATGCTATACATCAATCACTGGTAAGTGGGTCCAGATGATTTGCAAAGACCAGAATGTCATATGCTGCTTTTAGAAAAGATTATTCGCACTCGTTGCAATTGCAAAGACCAGAGAGCTTGGATAGTTGGATTTGCACTCTTGACGCTCATTGCAAAGACCAGACACTAGACACCAGAGAGGATTTGCACTCTTCACACTGGATAGTTGGAAAATTCGTATAGACTTCAATTACGAACCATTTAATTCCAAAATGCGCCCTCAGATATCGCGAACTCGATAAATCTCGTTCTGTTTGCACCTCAGATGCATAACTTGATGCTGGACCATCTCCAAATCCGGTAGGGGATCTCCCCTCCTGTCttctcgagagagagagagagagagagagagagagagagagagagagagagagagagagagagagagagagagagagagagagagagagagagagatgatggACTATCTCCAAATCCGGCGACTTGATTGACATTTCACCATCCCAGGTGCATCTAAGAACTGCTAGTAGTAGTTGAGAATTTTACAAATTCGGTACTCGTAAAATTTGCAGGGAGATAACCAAACTCTGTATCCTTCATTTGTTTAGAAAACCAAACCTTGTATCCTTGGTTTGTTTATTCTCACAACCGAGCTAGAATTTGGATTTAAATGTCTGTGTAGACTATAGATCATACCCACACCTAATGCTCACGACTTTTTACAAACTCTTAAATAAGATCGTCCACAAACCATTTGCGCCATTTCCACTCTTATTTGTCTGCACTAGCACTAGCAGTATGCATCCTTTGCAAAACCGGGCGTAGCGGTACTGATCACAAGTGATCATAGAATCAAGAGGTGGCGCCAGTACAAGACAACAAGATGCAGTTCCCTTTCTTCTAGGAACTGAAAAGATTTGATGCTTTCGTGAttagagagagaaaataaaGCTGCCGCGCACGCCACTCAACAAGTAGATAATCACCGAAAAGCAGACGgggataggccggccggccccatgcaAAGCGCACCGATGTCCATGAGGCATGTTCGTTCTCGAGGCGCTGCAACCTCTCAGTCCCCACATGCACCGCACCCTTGTCAGGCTGCTGCAGCTGACTCATGCCTAGCAACCGGGAAGATGATCACCCACCAATGACGATTGGCGTGGATGTAATGTAATGACCTGTGGCCGGCCAggaaattgacaaggaaaccaGTATAAATACCGCTGGCACGGATTGGAAGCAAGGTGTTTGCGTGCGAATGCAAATACTGGAATTCAGTACGTTCTGGTTTCTTGGTTTGGCAGGCTCCCACGGCGCTGAAAGTGAGAGCGGCACGGAGCGAGAAACATGGGGGCGCCGCACCTTATCTTGGCCGGATTGGGCGGAGCACGCCATGGCACGACTGCATGTCCGTATCTGTACCCATCCACGATCCGCGCCGCGCCCCCCATGGTCGCCCCCGCTCGGCTCTTCTGCGCAACGCCGCGCGCGC contains:
- the LOC120710482 gene encoding protein CHROMATIN REMODELING 24-like, with product MQVSAFLAGLFHSRLIKRVLIVVPKKLLAHWTKELSVVGLKHQIRDYSGPNKSGRHDKLQCAFKEGGVLLTAHRPYINWCRILFRSKKNFWSSVP
- the LOC120706109 gene encoding alpha-xylosidase 1-like, whose protein sequence is MQSCSSQLPLLTPRHYSYSLPRTAAAALTFLSLLLSRHLVFTTVSHFTLQPSAHTQSSCTKGAREGGRRKAGGVRTEQLEMLSFSHSPIVSYLLWCLVLLALASSNGVGATAKPKVVGSGYKLVSLVQLPNGGGLVGYLQVKQRTSTYGPDIPRLRLFVKHETRERVRVQITDADKPRWEVPYNLLPREPAPPVTGGRVTGAPFTAAEYPGEELVFTYGRDPFWFAVHRRSTRQPLFNTSAGALLFKDQYLEVSTALPKDAALYGLGENTQPGGIRLRPNDPYTIYTTDISAINLNTDLYGSHPVYMDLRSLAGRGVAHAVLLLNSNGMDVFYRGTSLTYKVIGGLLDFYFFAGATPLAVVDQYTSMIGRPAPMPYWAFGFHQCRWGYKNLSVVEGVVEGYRNAQIPLDVIWNDDDHMDAAKDFTLDPVNYPRPKLLAFLDKIHAQGMKYIVLIDPGIAVNNSYGVYQRGMARDIFIKLDGQPYLAQVWPGPVYFPDFLNPNGVSWWIDEVRRFHDLVPVDGLWIDMNEASNFCTGKCTIPKKHQCPIPDSKTPWVCCLDCKNLTNTRWDEPPYKINASGQTARLGFNTIATSATHYNGILEYNAHSLYGFSQAIATHKALQGLQGKRPFILTRSTFVGSGAYAAHWTGDNKGTWENLRYSISTMLNFGIFGMPMVGSDICGFYPSPTEELCNRWIELGAFYPFSRDHANFASPRQELYVWESVAKSARNALGMRYKLLPYLYTLNYEAHLTGAPVARPVFFSFPDFTPCYGLSTQFLLGAGVMVSPVLEEGATSVRALFPPGTWYNLFDTTKVVVSKAGEAPVRLDAPLNEINVHVYQGTVLPMQRGGVISRDARATPFTLVVAFPLGAAQADAEGAVYVDDDERPEMALAEGQATYVRFHASVRGRAVTVRSEALMGSYSLRAGLVIEKLTVLGLEGTGKDISIVVDGADADAAAVATSSPYFAAGGGAKLQGEEGEGVEDSQRSVEVDVGGLALPLGKSFTVTWNMQIEA